The region caaaaattaaaatatttaagAGTAAGATGTATTTAACCCTTAATTCTTTTATAGTTGAAGTATAACTAAACTAATATATAACGAGTCTAAAGATTCAAAACCCGATGATCATAAAATTTGACATAAAAAATATAGTTTTCACTTAACATAGTGCATAACTTGACACAAAATAATTCTAGTTTTGAATACTTTTGCAAACATAGCAAATTGTTCTTACCTTTGTACTCTACATCTACCACTGCTTCTCTAAAAAGAAATGATATTACACTTGCCATTCTCATACTCTCTAACACAACCTGATAAAATTCACATTTTTCAGTTCTTAGCAACTTATAACAAAATCAAAATATAACATGTATATTAATAAACAAATAATCATAAAATAAACTTCTCGCACTTGTTATCATTTACATTCTTTCAAAAGGTCATTCTCTACTCTCTCTATTCATAATTATATAAATTAATAATCGAGATTCCGAAATTTTTGTAGAGTTGATATTTGAATTAACGCCTCATATACCTTATTGGTAATTGGCATATTTCTAATTTGATTCCAATTGAGAGGTAGGTTACCATCATTTTGCTTGTGAATTGCCTTTTGCTCATCCTGCAAATCAAGCATTACCACAAATTAGTGTCATTTGACATAAATCTACttgaaaatattttgaaactaAATTATTTCGATTTCATAAAATAAACAATGATTTGATCAGCACGGAtttaacaaacaaacaaaatattcATGCTTCAAAAATCAAATCAGTCGGTTTTTTTGTTAAAATAATACCGATAAGATAAATAAAGACACATTACCTTCTATTTTAGAAAAACGAAGTTGGTCGATGCTAAAATTTCAACGGATTTTCAATTATTGATCCaccataaataaataaaaatgtaagaaaattaaactaaaattaaaGTTTATCTTTGATGATAGTACCTTAACACACTCAAGAAGTTTGGGTTCATCATGCAAGTACTTGACCACCCATGTCATGACACTAGCTGTAGTATCCTGAGCAGCAAACAACACTCCAATAATGTTATCTCCAATTTCATCATCACTTAACATTTCTCCATTTTCACTTTTCCAATTCAATAAACAACTCAAAAGATCTCTTTCACTTTCCACCATCTTCTTCTCTTTCCTCTCACTGATTATTTCCTTTAAAATACTTCCAAGTCTCTTTCTTGCCTTCAAAAAAAAATTAGCatacattaaaaaaaattacattAATTAAAAAACATCACTATTAAATTTCTGGAAACATTAATACTTAATTACCATGAGTGCTTTTTTGTATTGTGTGCCAGGAATTTGAGTTGGAAATGAATTGTAACCATTGTTAACTATCCAATAATTCTTCTTTAGTTCTTCCTTCAACCTTGGCACTAGATTTCCAAATATTTTGAGAACTCCAACTTCAAATGAAAACtacaaaaaaaaatattgaaattGAACCCTTTAATTATTGACCCTTTATAGTAAAATAAAACaatatttgaaaataaatagtaaataatATAATCATTCCAATCATTAGTTCTATCATCAGACCACAACTGCAATTTAAAATTATCTGACTTTATACTTTATATAACGTACTTTCATCATTTCCTTAAACGTGTTAATTATGCGTCCATCTTCATCTTTATCATCACTCCAAGATTTGATGGTGGAAATGGCTAGGGTTTCGATGTCGGGAACCGAGTTGCGAAGTGAATCGAGGGAGAGAGACTTCTGAATAAGCTTCCTCAAACGCAAATGGTACTCACCTTGGTGAAAAAACAGAGCACTAGGACCAATCAAACTTTCTTTGCTCTTAGGATATGTTGGTTTAAATAAATGAGATTGTGTGACTAACACAAAACGTGCAGCTTCTGGACTTGCCAACATCACACATGGACATCCTAGGATGTTTGTCTTGAATATTTCTCCATACCTAAAATTAATAACCATAATATTTTTTTGTTACATTCACAGGTAAAATGTGTGTTTTAAGGACCAAACACtttaacaaaataaaaacaaggGTTTGAATTCTCTGCATCAAGTAAGCAGTCACGGCAGAGTTTGAGAAATTCTCTGCAGTGGCTGTCGCTGATGCCGAGAATATGTAGCAACCTTTTTTGTTTGGTGAAGAAGAAAACATTTGGATCTTGAGAGTAGAATGGGAGGGTTTGTCCTATGTAAGGCCACCCCATTGAACCCGGAGGAAGTTTTGCACTTGTTTGATTTGTTCTATATTTACGATTTGAAAAGAGCTTGAATGAAATTAAAGTAAGAAGAAAGAGGATAATGAAGTAAGGAAAAGATTGATCCATTTGGTTTTGAACTCCAGTAGTAAAAATGTGGAGTCATCGAAACAAAGGGGGAGAAGGGGTTGTTATATAGAAGAAGGGGTGTATCTCTGTAGCATGAAAGGTTGGAGAATATTTGATAAGAAAAATTGAATTCTAGTTTATTATGTTTGTTAAAAGGATTTGTGACAAATATGAAGTAGGGAAGGGAATTGATAGATATAGAATAATGTGGGCACGCGGGCTAACCGAAAAGTTTAGGACTTGAAATTTTGgatctttaattttttttttaatattcaatttaattataaaatatataatatatagtaTAAAGACTAATTATAAATGTTTTTTTTAGTTGAAACGGTAAAGGTGAGAGATACTCATATGTATCTTTTGAATTTTGATTCAACTTATAATTTAAACAAAAGTAAAATTTGTTACAATTTGTTTCATTATGAAACTATTTGAGGCCCTTTAATATTTTAGGTAGGCCTTGGCAAAATATACTATAATATTATGTTAGAGCTTTGATTATGGATTTATGAGATTCTTGACTATTTGGTCGTGGATTCTGTCGAACTACACCTTAATTGTAGGGAATTTATGAGGATCTTTCAATTGGTGTTCCAATATTTCGAATAGGAAGTTTATCTTAAAATCTTCTTCCACATTTTCTCCGTCATTTTGGAGGGCACTTCTTTATCCTTTGGCCTAATATATTTCAAACAGTCGTTGGGTTTATTCTTACCATATATTAACTCTTTAAAGAACTTCAAATACCATTTTTTGGTGATTGAGCAAGTCACCTCGGACTCTTATTCCAGTCTTTAAGACTTGG is a window of Lathyrus oleraceus cultivar Zhongwan6 chromosome 6, CAAS_Psat_ZW6_1.0, whole genome shotgun sequence DNA encoding:
- the LOC127097034 gene encoding abscisic acid 8'-hydroxylase CYP707A1, with the protein product MDQSFPYFIILFLLTLISFKLFSNRKYRTNQTSAKLPPGSMGWPYIGQTLPFYSQDPNVFFFTKQKRYGEIFKTNILGCPCVMLASPEAARFVLVTQSHLFKPTYPKSKESLIGPSALFFHQGEYHLRLRKLIQKSLSLDSLRNSVPDIETLAISTIKSWSDDKDEDGRIINTFKEMMKFSFEVGVLKIFGNLVPRLKEELKKNYWIVNNGYNSFPTQIPGTQYKKALMARKRLGSILKEIISERKEKKMVESERDLLSCLLNWKSENGEMLSDDEIGDNIIGVLFAAQDTTASVMTWVVKYLHDEPKLLECVKDEQKAIHKQNDGNLPLNWNQIRNMPITNKVVLESMRMASVISFLFREAVVDVEYKGFLIPKGWKAMPLFRNVHHNPEFFPDPKKFNPSRFEVSPKPNTFTPFGSGVHACPGNELAKLETLIMIHHLVTKFRLEVVGSQCGIQYGPFPLPLNGLPARCWRQSTTN